In Nothobranchius furzeri strain GRZ-AD chromosome 19, NfurGRZ-RIMD1, whole genome shotgun sequence, the following are encoded in one genomic region:
- the LOC139064300 gene encoding uncharacterized protein, whose product MQLTPIRNHPAGADKDQRCSGSARGEREERARERERIEADRERTGERIGVKDCLLWRTCGRLPLAGLISTRIRKPVELRFSLLLTELTVAWEFLAAPSRDQVESFKRTELAELAVHLGLQGIQNLLKKDLKDSVMAALEKEGLLQPPFSDSSDLPLKQDMEDGQTVKAATSVPVGAAPERLSVPDEQDALSRQTPFTGESLSTTSSAASMENARLRLRLARMKYEAEEKSRLQQIELEIRRCEIEAETKLKLKRMELEYQARGGVSSTTNYEHERSMDKQRNECDISKCLVLVPTFRESEVDSYFATFERLAAALDWPQEVWSTMLQCKLTGKAQEVIASLSLSDSMDYNKVKAAVLVAYELVPEAYRQKFRSQNVKLSTQTYVEFSREKALMFEKWILASKVETLQDLKELILLEEFKKCLPERLALYLNERQVSSLSSAALLADEFVLTHRVGGVHQGESARPVSVTPFRNSPSPPRPQKPRCYYCHLVGHVARDCVILKRRNEKRGSAAQPVGFVSKSGENNRGFGPFMSEGQVSLTESCEKLTPVKILRDTGASQTLISQKVLPFDDLSSTGSSVLLAGVNAVPVSRPLHRIYLRSGLFTGSCEVAVCPSLPVEGVALLLGNDLAGGAVIPPPVVKENIAPGECEETPAGVLPTCVCTRSQAKRAHEILDLSSLFDDSQSDVLNPAETTSSTHLVTNEVLFNMFPLSPASLEAEQRSDKSLTDCFEHVGKKINGTTGYVIENGVLLRTWCKPVAKNITDRRRKNCVCNVIMLERYLSPQTTAQPPGEAAVCAAAAITPVLDEVTQTHLVAPELPLCSIYLDNIVTHTSSWDDLLALENPVTHLEPTSFTTNLATQCFYKKVAAMVATLTFLLSPKVPFVLDVGAQGSCDGCKHMKPPPERNRKCHR is encoded by the exons atgcagctgactcccatcaggaatcacccagctggagcagataaagatcagcgctgctcaggAAGCGcgagaggggagagagaggagagagcgagagagagagagaggattgaggctgacagagagaggactggagagaggattggagtgaaagattgcttactttggagaacttgtggacggttgcccctggctggtttaatttccacccgcataagaaaaccggttgagctccggttttctttgctcttaacagagttgactgttgcgtgg gagtttctggctgccccttctcgggaccaggtcgaaagcttcaaaaggaccgaactggcagagttggctgtacacctcggtctccaaggcatccagaacctgctgaaaaaggacttaaaggatTCTGTGATGGCCGCGTTGGAAAAGGAAGGTTTGTTACAACCTCCTTTCAGTGACTCTTCTGATTTGCCCCTGAAACAGGACATGGAGGATGGACAGACTGTGAAAGCTGCTACTTCCGTTCCTGTGGGTGCTGCACCCGAGCGCCTTTCTGTCCCAGATGAACAGGACGCTCTTTCGCGGCAGACGCCGTTCACAGGAGAGAGTTTATCCACCACTTCCTCTGCTGCTAGTATGGAGAATGCACGTCTTCGTCTCAGGCTGGCCCGCATGAAGTATGAGGCTGAGGAAAAGTCCCGATTGCAGCAAATCGAACTGGAGATCCGCCGCTGTGAGATCGAGGCTGAAACAAAGTTAAAACTGAAACGTATGGAGTTGGAATACCAAGCAAGAGGAGGTGTTTCTTCTACTACAAACTATGAGCACGAGAGGTCCATGGACAAACAGAGAAACGAGTGTGACATCAGCAAGTGCCTTGTTCTGGTGCCGACTTTCCGGGAGAGCGAGGTTGACAGCTACTTCGCTACATTCGAGCGTCTGGCTGCTGCTTTAGACTGGCCCCAAGAGGTGTGGTCCACTATGCTGCAGTGTAAGTTAACCGGAAAGGCTCAAGAGGTAATTGCTTCTCTTTCTTTATCTGACAgcatggattataataaagtgaaagctgctgttcttgttgcttatgagttggttcctgaagcctatcgtcagaagttccggtcacagaatgtaaaactctccacgcaaacttatgttgagttctctagagaaaaagctctgatgtttgagaaatggatccttgcctcaaaggttgaaactctacaggatcttaaagagctaattctcctggaggaatttaagaagtgtttgccagagaggttggcattatatttaaatgaaagacaagtctcttctctctcctcagccgccctactggcggatgagtttgtgttgacgcaccgtgttggtggtgttcatcagggtgaatctgctcgcccggtgtcagtaacaccttttagaaactctccttctcctcctcgtcctcagaaacctcgctgttattattgccacctggtggggcatgtcgcgagagattgtgtaatcctcaagcggaggaatgaaaaaagagggtctgctgcgcagcccgtgggttttgtctccaagtcgggagaaaataaccgtggttttggtcctttcatgtcagaaggacaagtgtctcttacagaaagctgtgaaaagctgacccctgttaagattttaagagacactggggcttctcagacgttaatttcacagaaagtgttgccatttgatgacttgagctctaccggctcttccgtgttgttggctggagtaaatgctgtgcctgtttctcgcccgcttcacagaatttacttaaggagtggactttttactgggtcgtgtgaagtagcagtctgcccttccttgcctgtggaaggtgtagctcttcttttagggaacgacttggctggaggtgcgGTCATTCCTCCCCCAGTGGTGAAAGAGAACATCGCACCCGGAGAGTGTGAGGAGACTCCCGCAGGAGTGCTCCCCACTTGTGTGTGTACCCGATCTCAAGCTAAGAGAGCGCATGAGATTTTGGATCTCTCCAGTTTGTTTGACGATTCGCAGAGTGATGTTCTTAATCCCGCTGAAACAACTTCTTCCACTCATCTGGTCACAAATGAAGTGTTGTTCAACATGTTTCCGCTAAGTCCGGCTTCTTTGGAGGCGGAACAACGGTCTGATAAATCTCTgaccgactgctttgagcatgtgggaaagaaaataaatggaacTACTGGTTATGTTATTGAGAATGGTGTGTTACTGAGAACCTGGTGTAAACCAGTAGCTAAAAACATCACAGACCGTCGCAGGAAAAATTGTGTTTGTAATGTTATCATGTTGGAAAGATATCTGTCTCCTCAGACTACTGCACAACCACCCGGTGAGGCCGCGGTGTGCGCAGCCGCTGCCATCACTCCAGTTCTGGATGAGGTTACTCAAACCCATCTAGTGGCGCCAGAACTTCCTTTGTGCAGCATTTATCTGGATAACATAGTTACTCACACTTCCTCCTGGGATGACctgttggctttggaaaatcctgttACTCATCTGGAACCGACCAGCTTCACCACAAACCTCGCAACTCAATGTTTTTATAAGAAAGTTGCTGCTATGGTAGCTACACTAACATTTTTACTGTCTCCAAAGGTCCCGTTTGTATTGGATGTTGGTGCTCAAGGGTCCTGTGATGGCTGCAAACACATGAAGCCGCCACCGGAAAGGAACCGAAAATGTCATCGCTGA